One genomic window of bacterium includes the following:
- the pstA gene encoding phosphate ABC transporter permease PstA produces MIAAPAVGGTRRVTDRVMTWLTASAVLIAMAPLASVLIYVTLQGASALNWDFFTQLPKPVGELGGGMANAISGSLTLILLASCLGLPVGILGGLYLAELGNGSLGWWIRFTADVLNGVPSIVVGVFVYTLVVVPMKRFSAIAGGVALGIMMAPLVMRTTEELVRLVPNSLREASLALGIPWWITTLKVVLRTAAVGIVTGVVLAVARIGGETAPLLFTAFNNQYWQTRLDQPIASLTVQLYNYAIAPYDDWHRQAWAAALVLMSITLLLNIAARLVSRPRLMARRPR; encoded by the coding sequence ATGATCGCGGCCCCAGCGGTGGGGGGAACCCGCCGGGTGACGGATCGTGTGATGACGTGGCTGACCGCGTCCGCGGTGCTGATCGCGATGGCCCCGCTGGCCAGCGTGCTCATCTATGTGACCCTCCAGGGCGCCTCGGCGCTGAATTGGGATTTCTTCACGCAGCTCCCCAAACCGGTGGGGGAGCTCGGAGGGGGGATGGCCAACGCGATCAGCGGCTCGCTCACGCTCATTCTCCTCGCGTCGTGCCTCGGCCTCCCCGTCGGCATCCTGGGCGGGCTCTATCTCGCGGAGCTCGGCAACGGCTCGCTGGGGTGGTGGATCCGATTTACCGCCGACGTCCTGAACGGCGTCCCGAGTATCGTGGTGGGGGTGTTTGTCTATACGCTCGTGGTGGTCCCGATGAAGCGGTTTTCCGCGATCGCGGGTGGGGTCGCGCTCGGCATCATGATGGCTCCATTGGTGATGCGGACGACGGAGGAGCTGGTGCGGCTCGTTCCCAATTCCCTCCGCGAAGCCTCGCTGGCGCTGGGGATCCCTTGGTGGATCACCACGCTCAAAGTAGTCCTGCGAACCGCGGCCGTGGGCATCGTCACCGGTGTCGTCCTGGCGGTGGCGCGCATCGGGGGAGAGACGGCCCCGCTCCTGTTTACTGCTTTCAACAACCAGTACTGGCAGACGCGACTCGACCAGCCGATCGCGTCGCTCACGGTGCAGCTGTACAACTACGCGATCGCGCCCTACGACGATTGGCACCGGCAGGCCTGGGCCGCCGCGCTCGTCCTGATGTCGATCACGCTC